In one Brassica oleracea var. oleracea cultivar TO1000 chromosome C9, BOL, whole genome shotgun sequence genomic region, the following are encoded:
- the LOC106317116 gene encoding transcription factor RAX3-like, whose translation MGRAPCCDKANVKKGPWSPEEDGKLKDYIDKYGTGGNWIALPQKIGLKRCGKSCRLRWLNYLRPNIKHGGFSEEEDSIILRLYISIGSRWSIIAAQLPGRTDNDIKNYWNTKLKKKLLGRQKQMNCQDSLTDSNENTISNNNNKSPQILSNSALERLQLHMQIQNLQSPFSSFYNNPILWPKFHPLLQNTTTIPDQNAKLASQESFHPLGVNVHQNNSIKLAEINNGVSPVYSENVEQSQNPAQGFQPNCGFSQDLQLDNGSKELFLVSNDFEITNSSSWWSEEVELERKTTSSSPWGSASVLDQTTEGMVMLQDYAQMSYHSM comes from the exons ATGGGAAGAGCTCCATGCTGCGACAAGGCAAACGTGAAGAAAGGGCCATGGTCGCCGGAAGAGGATGGTAAGCTCAAGGATTACATCGACAAATATGGCACTGGTGGCAACTGGATCGCACTGCCGCAAAAAATTG GATTGAAGAGATGTGGTAAGAGTTGCAGACTGAGATGGCTTAATTACTTAAGACCAAACATCAAACATGGTGGCTTTTCTGAGGAAGAAGACAGTATTATCTTGAGGCTTTACATCAGCATTGGAAGCCG GTGGTCTATAATTGCAGCTCAGCTTCCTGGAAGGACAGACAATGATATCAAGAACTACTGGAACACTAAACTGAAGAAGAAGCTGCTCGGAAGACAGAAACAAATGAATTGTCAAGACTCACTTACAGATTCAAATGAAAACACTATTAGCAACAACAACAACAAGAGTCCTCAAATTCTGAGTAATTCGGCGCTAGAGAGACTTCAACTTCACATGCAGATTCAGAATCTGCAAAGCCCTTTCTCTAGTTTCTACAACAACCCTATCTTGTGGCCCAAGTTTCATCCATTGCTTCAGAATACTACAACTATCCCTGATCAAAACGCTAAGCTTGCATCTCAAGAAAGCTTCCACCCTTTAGGAGTTAACGTTCATCAGAACAATAGTATCAAGCTAGCTGAGATCAACAATGGAGTATCTCCTGTTTATTCAGAAAACGTAGAGCAATCCCAAAACCCTGCTCAGGGATTTCAACCTAATTGCGGTTTCTCTCAGGACCTTCAGTTAGATAATGGTTCTAAAGAGCTGTTTCTAGTGAGCAACGACTTTGAGATAACGAATAGTTCGAGTTGGTGGTCTGAGGAAGTGGAGCTAGAGAGGAAAACGACGTCGTCCAGTCCTTGGGGATCAGCTTCTGTTCTTGATCAGACGACTGAAGGAATGGTTATGCTCCAAGATTACGCTCAGATGAGCTACCACAGCATGTAA
- the LOC106315012 gene encoding LOW QUALITY PROTEIN: putative F-box protein At5g66830 (The sequence of the model RefSeq protein was modified relative to this genomic sequence to represent the inferred CDS: deleted 1 base in 1 codon), giving the protein MASHVVSAMAVTPSGPKRNLHCWSELPLDLMRLVFERLGFADFERAKSICPSWRSASRQSKPNNQIPWMFLIPKDKNYGLLFNPEEKDKVYKTQDAGNDLGKSSCVATYGSWLLLITYTEEVYLYNPYILNLLIGERINVPSFESNYGLISPVLWIDEKTKDYLVIVMFDEENAVSIKKGDSSWKPITQLSLSSIEDCFNMIYKDHKLYFLNYYKLTIFDFSGHVPLQVFKISVRGCVKRAVGGAIRLPGTIPCKRYWACYKNNMVVTVDGDVLIVNSMREGMSYIWNFKIYKMGSSMGRKWEEVVSLGDEAILLELGITVLAKDMEGIKRNSIYFNGSDLVNPYDKNDVFIFNLDSKKVEHPHQFVCSSVLCSNARWFLPSFKRECLIIVNIWRASY; this is encoded by the exons ATGGCCTCTCATGTTGTCTCTGCTATGGCAGTCACTCCATCAGGACCAAAAAGAAATCTCCATTGCTGGTCTGAGCTTCCTCTAGATCTCATGCGATTGGTCTTCGAGCGCCTTGGATTTGCTGATTTCGAACGAGCTAAATCCATTTGTCCATCATGGCGATCCGCTTCGAGACAATCTAAGCCAAACAATCAAATCCCTTGGATGTTTCTAATCCCCAAGGACAAG AACTACGGTCTCCTGTTCAATCCTGAAGAAAAAGACAAGGTTTACAAAACTCAAGATGCCGGCAACGACTTGGGAAAGAGTTCTTGTGTGGCGACTTATGGAAGCTGGCTTTTGTTGATAACTTATACTGAGGAGGTTTATCTATATAATCCATATATTTTAAATCTTTTAATAGGCGAGAGGATCAATGTACCGAGTTTTGAATCAAATTATGGGCTCATCTCTCCGGTGTTGTGGATAGACGAGAAAACAAAAGATTACCTTGTTATAGTGATGTTTGATGAAGAAAATGCGGTTTCTATCAAGAAAGGAGATAGCTCGTGGAAACCAATCACCCAGTTGTCATTGTCATCTATCGAGGATTGTTTTAACATGATATACAAGGATCACAAGCTTTATTTTCTCAATTATTATAAACTCACAATTTTTGATTTTTCTGGACATGTTCCCTTGCAAGTTTTCAAAATCAGCGTACGTGGATGCGTAAAAAGAGCGGTAGGTGGAGCCATTAGACTTCCTGGGACCATTCCATGCAAACGCTACTGGGCTTGTTATAAGAATAATATGGTAGTCACTGTAGATGGGGATGTCTTAATTGTTAATAGCATGCGAGAGGGTATGTCCTACATATGGAACTTTAAAATCTACAAGATGGGTTCATCGATGGGGAGAAAGTGGGAGGAAGTTGTTTCTTTGGGAGACGAGGCGATTCTTTTGGAGTTAGGTATCACAGTGCTTGCCAAAGACATGGAAGGAATCAAGAGAAATTCGATCTACTTCAATGGTTCTGATTTAGTAAATCCATATGACAAAAATGATGTTTTCATATTCAATCTTGATTCAAAGAAAGTTGAACACCCGCATCAATTTGTTTGTTCGTCCGTTTTATGCTCTAATGCAAGATGGTTCTTACCAAGTTTCAAACGTGAATGCTTAATCATTGTAAACATATGGAGAGCCTCTTATTAG